From Drosophila subpulchrella strain 33 F10 #4 breed RU33 unplaced genomic scaffold, RU_Dsub_v1.1 Primary Assembly Seq354, whole genome shotgun sequence, the proteins below share one genomic window:
- the LOC119560491 gene encoding myosin-11: MSTPGMSLFQGADTLNVNSSLDRQEEEEALQDQKRREQEIGHMLVNAFDDLEDDENTIDSTTTYHSEQPPAVLPNYATHPPQKPLQEDPQQANEMHRLKMMLESKNHELQNVTQIANAAHKQLDELQKCLSITQAELDRAHREKRNTHELLVETKESCSNKDSDLEKMRLERKQLEEENTRLVGQLEITKTLLSDVQCKYDMVQKDKHKREERSAELRVKHIEDSHRAQCDLFQQQLSQVKDQLERKQNELEQMTTRYNALQSGHETMLLDKAAKINELSQALDMAQMRCTQINNRPDLEAENHRQQQCISDLKARIASLEQTVGLLNDRLNETTAELDLMDSLIQQHQADESPTGRLSQVGGSRLVGSTPLNPLDRVSHIKQELYRALANLKNKREEVRRLEKHLEERNQEVRLLRDQENQSLVQLATLKEGKMRLENKVKAMQQELEEQQHKSQQESGLQAQLDTIITERDALKENRQRIEEQLRNVENDLEQLRQQHESLQRDYEQLTQDNRQLRTRATADNLRLELERHKILLKDSQSEVERLKKLYADIATDKESLDYELRKLRESDTLKELQEQRQQLATAQRNLQLAELKSQELKKLLESEKLGHERDLQTLRQKSEREKREGATAAAKEVSDNCSKCIENLAEITKSEIQLLKLQNVSSMQAKELKELEHELEQSKILQAEMQEKIELSSKQDELINDLKEKAKQFEAYIMQQEEYQKQQQQKKNAPSPRSKSDSSPSSSPKELTQERIKIIEQRVRDEMAKLFAAELKKFTSRLQQTEERSQCLQREYQAVCAELQQRQTEVDLLKQTILAERENIEEILADKEEKQKAMLKKCRQELQAKNQRIAELLREVEEQHASIDSERQSMKAVMAQWEKQRQSIDQVEQHWRQQLDSLRTTHEEAMRSAQQRYQSAKRTAHNYKLYAEDKEAHMKREYERIKHEYDLSLAKIEATMNQHLERRSRERHRDKENVPSNSSSNPTSSSNNKPKCNGHSKS; encoded by the exons ATGAGCACTCCGGGGATGAGTCTGTTCCAGGGGGCGGACACCCTGAACGTGAACTCCTCACTGGATCgtcaggaggaggaggaggcgctGCAGGATCAAAAGAGACGCGAGCAGGAG ATTGGGCATATGCTGGTGAACGCCTTCGACGACCTGGAAGATGATGAGAACACAATCGACTCCACGACAACTTACCATTCGGAACAGCCACCAGCTGTTCTGCCCAACTACGCAACGCATCCGCCCCAGAAACCGCTGCAGGAGGATCCGCAGCAAGCAAACGAGATGCACCGCCTCAAGATGATGTTGGAATCCAAGAACCACGAACTACAGAACGTCACCCAGATCGCCAATGCTGCGCACAAGCAACTGGATGAGTTGCAGAAGTGCCTCTCAATCACGCAGGCTGAGCTTGACCGGGCGCATCGAGAAAAGCGGAACACCCACGAGTTGCTGGTGGAGACTAAGGAGAGTTGCTCCAACAAGGACAGCGATCTGGAGAAGATGCGGTTGGAGAGGAAGCAGTTGGAGGAGGAGAACACGCGATTAGTGGGCCAGTTGGAGATCACCAAAACCCTGCTCTCCGACGTCCAGTGCAAGTATGACATGGTGCAGAAGGACAAGCACAAGCGGGAGGAGCGCAGCGCCGAATTGCGGGTCAAGCACATTGAGGACTCCCATCGAGCCCAGTGCGATCTCTTTCAGCAGCAACTCAGCCAAGTCAAGGATCAGCTAGAACGCAAGCAGAACGAACTAGAGCAGATGACCACGCGCTACAATGCTCTGCAGTCCGGCCATGAAACTATGCTGCTGGATAAAGCCGCCAAGATAAACGAACTGAGTCAAGCTCTGGATATGGCCCAGATGCGCTGCACCCAAATAAACAACCGGCCCGATTTGGAGGCGGAGAACCACCGCCAGCAGCAGTGCATAAGTGACTTGAAAGCCCGCATTGCCTCCTTGGAACAAACTGTCGGTTTGCTCAACGACCGCCTTAACGAAACCACGGCGGAGCTTGACCTAATGGACTCGCTTATTCAACAGCACCAGGCGGATGAATCGCCCACTGGAAGGCTAAGTCAAGTGGGTGGATCCCGCCTTGTGGGCAGCACACCCCTGAATCCTCTGGATAGGGTTAGCCACATCAAGCAGGAGCTTTATCGGGCACTGGCCAATCTAAAGAATAAGCGGGAGGAGGTACGGCGCCTGGAGAAACACCTGGAGGAGCGCAATCAGGAAGTGCGCTTGCTGCGCGACCAGGAGAACCAATCGCTAGTTCAACTAGCCACGCTTAAGGAAGGCAAAATGCGTCTGGAGAACAAAGTGAAAGCCATGCAGCAAGAGCTGGAAGAGCAGCAGCACAAATCACAACAGGAATCAGGTCTGCAGGCACAGCTGGATACCATAATAACCGAGAGGGATGCCCTCAAGGAAAATCGTCAGCGGATCGAGGAGCAACTCAGGAATGTCGAAAATGATCTGGAACAACTTAGGCAGCAGCACGAAAGCCTACAGCGAGATTACGAGCAGCTCACACAGGATAATCGTCAGCTGCGAACCCGAGCAACTGCGGACAACCTGCGCTTGGAGCTGGAACGTCACAAGATACTTCTCAAAGATTCACAGAGCGAAGTGGAGCGACTTAAGAAACTATATGCTGATATTGCCACAGATAAGGAGTCGTTGGATTACGAATTAAGAAAACTAAGGGAATCGGACACGCTCAAGGAGTTGCAGGAACAACGCCAACAATTGGCCACTGCCCAGCGAAATTTGCAGCTGGCTGAGCTGAAGTCACAGGAGCTGAAAAAGCTTCTGGAATCAGAAAAACTAGGCCACGAGCGTGATTTACAGACCCTACGACAGAAGAGCGAACGGGAGAAGCGAGAGGGAGCCACTGCGGCGGCCAAAGAAGTCTCCGATAACTGCAGCAAGTGCATCGAGAATCTGGCAGAGATTACCAAG TCGGAAATTCAACTTTTGAAGCTCCAAAACGTTAGCTCAATGCAGGCAAAGGAGCTCAAAGAATTGGAACATGAACTGGAGCAATCCAAGATTTTGCAGGCCGAGATGCAGGAAAAGATCGAGCTTTCCAGCAAACAGGACGAGCTTATTAACGACCTCAAGGAGAAGGCCAAACAATTTGAGGCGTACATAATGCAGCAGGAGGAGTACcaaaagcaacagcagcagaagaAGAACGCGCCCAGTCCGAGGTCTAAATCTGATTCCTCGCCGAGCTCATCCCCGAAAGAGCTAACCCAGGAGCGGATAAAGATAATCGAACAGCGGGTTCGCGATGAGATGGCCAAACTTTTTGCGGCCGAACTCAAGAAGTTCACATCCCGCCTGCAACAGACTGAAGAGCGGAGCCAGTGCCTCCAAAGGGAGTACCAAGCGGTATGTGCAGAGCTGCAGCAACGGCAAACAGAGGTCGATCTGCTTAAACAAACCATCCTGGCAGAACGCGAGAACATCGAAGAGATTTTGGCCGACAAGGAAGAAAAACAGAAGGCAATGCTGAAAAAGTGCCGCCAGGAGCTGCAAGCAAAGAACCAGCGAATCGCAGAACTCCTCCGCGAAGTGGAGGAGCAACACGCCAGCATCGATTCGGAGAGACAGTCCATGAAGGCTGTGATGGCTCAGTGGGAGAAACAGCGGCAGTCTATCGACCAGGTGGAGCAGCACTGGCGCCAGCAGCTGGACTCATTGCGCACCACCCACGAAGAGGCGATGCGATCTGCCCAGCAGCGCTATCAAAGTGCAAAGCGCACCGCCCACAATTACAAGTTGTATGCCGAGGATAAGGAAGCTCATATGAAACGAGAGTATGAGCGCATAAAACATGAGTATGACCTGTCGTTGGCCAAGATCGAAGCGACCATGAACCAGCACCTGGAGCGGCGAAGTCGCGAAAGGCACCGCGACAAGGAAAACGTGCCCAGCAATAGCAGCAGCAACCCAACTAGCAGCTCGAATAATAAACCCAAATGTAATGGCCACAGCAAAAGCTAG
- the LOC119560492 gene encoding O-phosphoseryl-tRNA(Sec) selenium transferase, translating into MNFDHINIPGKLVPANYLQLGLAAQRSKQRSFKELLEKRKLPETGWSDEQIEELVLQLASLDSNNFPHKVGLGEREARIACKLVARRHYNFGHGIGRSGDLLEAQPKAAGSTLLARLTNALILDLVRGIGLASCAGCFLVPMCTGMTLTLCLQSLRKRRPGAKYVLWSRIDQKSCFKAITAAGLEPVVIPCQVNGESLHTDINLFREKIERLGVESILCLYTTTSCFAPRNCDDIAEISKLSQQTQLPHLVNNAYGLQAKDIVRQLERANQMGRIDYFVQSSDKNLLVPVGGAIVASFNESLLHEVASSYAGRASGSQSLDVLMTLLSLGRNGFQSLIQQRAENFIYLRDNLQKFAESRGEVVIDSRYNSISLAITLGTLAVDEKESITQLGSMLHMRGVSGARVVVPGQTKTIDGHEFVDFGSHRNELKVPYLTVAAALGITREEIDKFFDIFGKCWRQLSQNKNESTTKILPKATD; encoded by the exons ATGAACTTTGATCATATAAATATACCAGGAAAACTAGTGCCGGCCAACTATTTGCAGCTGGGTCTAGCAGCTCAACGCAGCAAGCAACGCAGTTTCAAGGAGCTCCTCGAGAAG AGGAAACTGCCGGAGACTGGATGGTCCGATGAGCAGATTGAGGAGCTGGTGCTCCAGCTGGCGTCCTTGGACAGCAATAACTTTCCGCACAAGGTCGGACTTGGAGAACGGGAGGCCCGAATTGCCTGTA AGCTCGTCGCCCGCCGACACTACAATTTTGGTCACGGAATCGGCCGCTCTGGTGATTTACTGGAGGCGCAACCCAAGGCTGCTGGCTCCACTCTGCTTGCACGCTTGACAAATGCACTAATCCTGGACCTTGTGCGGGGAATCGGACTGGCCAGTTGTGCCGGCTGCTTCCTCGTGCCGATGTGTACTGGCATGACCCTAACCCTGTGTCTGCAGAGTCTTCGCAAGCGGAGACCCGGGGCGAAGTATGTGCTCTGGTCCCGCATCGATCAGAAGTCCTGCTTCAAGGCAATCACCGCCGCGGGTTTGGAGCCAGTGGTGATCCCCTGTCAGGTTAACGGAGAGTCTCTGCACACCGACATCAATTTATTCCGGGAGAAGATAGAGCGGTTGGGAGTCGAGAGCATCCTCTGCCTATACACCACCACCAGTTGTTTTGCCCCGCGCAACTGCGATGACATTGCGGAAATATCCAAGCTTTCACAACAAACGCAGCTTCCCCACCTGGTCAACAATGCTTACGGACTACAGGCGAAGGACATCGTTCGTCAGCTGGAGCGGGCAAATCAAATGGGACGCATTGATTACTTTGTCCAGAGCAGCGACAAGAATCTGTTGGTGCCAGTGGGCGGTGCCATTGTGGCCAGTTTCAATGAGAGTCTGCTGCACGAAGTGGCCAGCAGTTATGCGGGAAGAGCTAGTGGCTCCCAGTCCCTGGACGTCCTTATGACGCTTCTATCGCTCGGTCGCAACGGTTTTCAATCGCTCATCCAGCAGCGGGCCGAGAACTTCATATACCTCAGAGATAACCTTCAGAAATTTGCAGAGAGTCGCGGAGAGGTGGTAATTGATAGCAGGTATAACTCCATATCTTTGGCAATAACACTAGGTACACTTGCTGTGGATGAGAAGGAAAGCATCACCCAGCTTGGATCTATGCTGCACATGCGTGGAGTGTCCGGAGCAAGAGTAGTTGTGCCGGGGCAAACCAAAACCATTGATGGACATGAGTTTGTGG ATTTTGGCTCCCACCGCAACGAGCTTAAAGTGCCTTATCTAACTGTGGCGGCTGCCTTGGGAATAACTCGAGAGGAGATCGACAAATTTTTTGATATCTTTGGCAAGTGCTGGCGCCAGTTaagtcaaaataaaaatgaaagcaCAACAAAAATCCTACCAAAGGCAACAGACTAA